Proteins found in one Triticum urartu cultivar G1812 chromosome 4, Tu2.1, whole genome shotgun sequence genomic segment:
- the LOC125553762 gene encoding transcription factor JAMYB-like: protein MDVVLQSRSSNSMAAEPEEEAELRRGPWTVDEDLTLINYIADHGEGHWNALARAAGLRRTGKSCRLRWLNYLRPDVKRGNFTADEQLLILDLHSRWGNRWSKIAQHLPGRTDNEIKNYWRTRVQKHAKQLNCDVGSATFKDAMRYLWMPRLVERIHAAAGDPTIGDTSCASGVTSMATTAATATTYPENNSPASAVTTSRSASSGSFTSELCGEEKNLHVHGSGEKTTSGGDWMQEADQEFWAMHMQIQPEDGGLFHVDHELSGWVQGFSDVGVSADNLWSLEDIWKMQ from the exons ATGGATGTGGTGCTGCAGAGTCGTAGCAGCAACAGCATGGCGGcggagccggaggaggaggcggagctccggcgagggcCGTGGACGGTGGACGAGGACCTTACGCTGATCAACTACATCGCGGACCACGGCGAGGGCCATTGGAACGCGCTGGCGCGGGCCGCCGGCCTGAGGCGCACGGGGAAGAGCTGCCGGCTGCGGTGGCTGAACTACCTCCGCCCCGACGTGAAGCGCGGCAACTTCACCGCCGACGAGCAGCTCCTCATCCTCGACCTCCACTCTCGCTGGGGCAACCG ATGGTCGAAGATCGCGCAGCACCTCCCGGGTCGGACGGACAACGAGATCAAGAACTACTGGAGGACCAGGGTGCAGAAGCACGCGAAGCAGCTCAACTGCGACGTCGGCAGCGCCACCTTCAAGGATGCCATGAGGTACCTCTGGATGCCTCGCCTCGTCGAGCGCATCCACGCCGCCGCCGGCGATCCCACAATCGGCGACACCTCGTGCGCGTCAGGAGTCACGTCGATGGCTACCACCGCCGCCACGGCCACCACATATCCCGAGAACAACTCTCCCGCCAGCGCGGTCACCACCAGCAGGTCGGCATCGTCGGGTTCCTTCACGTCGGAGCTCTGCGGCGAGGAGAAGAACCTGCATGTCCATGGCAGCGGCGAGAAGACAACGAGCGGAGGGGACTGGATGCAGGAAGCGGACCAAGAGTTCTGGGCCATGCATATGCAGATCCAGCCTGAGGACGGTGGCCTTTTCCACGTCGACCACGAGCTTAGCGGATGGGTGCAGGGCTTCTCCGACGTCGGCGTTTCGGCTGACAATCTCTGGAGCCTCGAGGACATATGGAAGATGCAATGA